One Lutzomyia longipalpis isolate SR_M1_2022 chromosome 4, ASM2433408v1 DNA segment encodes these proteins:
- the LOC129796108 gene encoding uncharacterized protein LOC129796108: MSDVEHPPVSDEPEDLDDSHPHEQTSRCAGVAFRIIFSAPGLVLLVAGYSVMGALIFPLLEAPTGQNPVAASIIKSREDCLRELWTITERLNVLYERNWTLLVHEQLRRFEGSIVAATKGGLVEALGTDHRFSAPRWSFTEALIYSVTVITTIGHGNLTPRTSEGKIVTMLYALVGVPLMLLCLSSLGGRLAEALQYAYMKVCPTRSHGDRQKCREKIAGDHPMDQVDSNSHRYDALQRHKDNSKYEESCHLIRNSPTKTLNSTPHSSPMKSFQGPHQTSPYPPSSGPIGGNSVVFFPANTLQCQTHFGGSHQMPVKYHGMMQIHQTTHFGTPNASPTLHTATVHGLGRSKFVPKPLPQEINMLLAECDINYSPPGNDDSPQKHPSGRMETVDEDDDEETKSGCAHDTPSRVPLISCSRATGSRLAGDGSGLATPQTPLNESDVVPPSPQVPLLLVLTILASYIALGTIVFSLWENWSLVDGAYFCFVTLSTIGFGDLVPRHTLHGPDLQLAACCAYIMLGLVLVAMCFSLVESQLMWRCRRVAVRLKLTHD, from the exons ATGTCCGATGTTGAGCACCCACCAGTATCCGATGAACCAGAAGATTTGGATGATTCACACCCACATGAACAAACTAGCCGGTGTGCAGGTGTTGCATTCCGTATCATCTTCTCAGCACCCGGATTGGTACTCCTTGTGGCAGGCTACTCGGTGATGGGGGCACTTATTTTCCCACTTTTGGAAGCACCCACAGGACAAAACCCTGTTGCGGCGTCCATCATTAAAAGCCGCGAAGACTGCCTCAGGGAACTGTGGACAATTACAG AGCGCCTCAATGTGCTCTACGAACGCAATTGGACGCTCCTGGTGCATGAACAATTGCGTCGTTTTGAGGGATCCATCGTGGCTGCCACAAAGGGTGGACTGGTGGAGGCTCTTGGGACAGATCATCGCTTCAGTGCGCCTAGATGGTCCTTCACTGAAGCTCTCATCTATTCTGTGACCGTTATCACAACTATTG GACATGGGAATTTAACACCACGTACGTCGGAGGGAAAAATCGTTACAATGCTGTACGCCCTCGTGGGGGTGCCACTGATGTTACTTTGTCTCTCGAGCTTAGGTGGGCGCCTAGCTGAAGCTTTGCAGTATGCTTACATGAAGGTGTGCCCAACACGAAGTCATGGGGATCGTCAGAAGTGCCGAGAGAAGATTGCGGGTGACCATCCAATGGATCAG GTGGATTCAAATTCACATCGCTACGACGCCCTCCAGAGGCACAAAGATAATTCCAAATACGAAG AATCGTGCCATCTCATAAGAAATTCACCTACAAAGACACTCAACAGCACTCCACATTCGTCACCAATGAAGAGCTTCCAGGGACCCCATCAGACGTCACCGTATCCACCATCGAGTGGTCCAATTGGGGGAAATTCAGTGGTTTTCTTCCCAGCAAATACCCTTCAGTGCCAGACACATTTTGGTGGCAGCCATCAGATGCCTGTCAAGTACCACGGGATGATGCAGATTCATCAAACGACTCACTTTGGGACACCAAATGCTAGTCCAACACTCCATACGGCAACAGTTCacg GACTCGGAAGGAGTAAGTTTGTGCCGAAACCACTGCCACAAGAGATAAATATGCTGCTGGCGGAGTGCGACATTAACTACTCACCCCCTGGGAACGATGATAGCCCACAGAAACACCCCAGTGGACGAATGGAAACTGTAGACGAGGATGACGATGAGGAGACAAAGAGTGG CTGTGCTCATGATACGCCATCGCGTGTACCTCTCATTAGTTGCTCAAGAGCAACTGGTAGTCGCTTAGCAGGAGACGGTAGTGGCCTTGCAACACCCCAGACGCCTCTCAATGAATCCGATGTGGTGCCCCCGTCACCGCAAGTGCCCCTCCTGCTTGTACTCACAATCCTGGCCAGCTACATCGCCCTCGGTACGATTGTCTTTTCCCTATGGGAAAATTGGAGCCTCGTCGATGGGGCATACTTCTGCTTTGTAACCCTCTCAACGATTGGGTTTGGTGATCTTGTGCCCCGGCACACACTACATGGACCCGATCTTCAACTGGCCGCGTGCTGTGCCTACATTATGCTAGGCCTAGTACTCGTGGCCATGTGCTTCAGTCTCGTTGAGAGTCAACTTATGTGGCGATGCCGTCGTGTTGCCGTACGTCTGAAGCTCACGCACGACTAG
- the LOC129796114 gene encoding probable cytochrome P450 9f2 has protein sequence MIGFLETLLEDLVEFIFSTSGLVIVCCSLIYFIYKWIVSNHDVFAKRGIKFIPPRPIFGNFSDFFLGRKNLYAMVKDLYNYMPEEKIYGMFELGNAKYMIKDPGLLKQILVKDFDHFFDRGVNIEEDQDPLISLNIALINGKKWRDIRSTISPAFTVSKMKTMFQLVCECCSDTIDFLASEIKDGKPLLTNMKDLFGRFGTDIIASCAFGLKVNSFRDRENECYRHGQELVDLNGIHGLKFLFLLECPKIFKFLRLSLFSKKFSDFFKNTVWGIMKQREKDNIYRPDIINIMMEARKGKLRYDDSQQEKEGYATVKEIRIGEGMHHRKITDDEILAQCLTFFMAGFSTTNICMCFTAHELAINQDIQKTLLAEVDATTQALGGKPLTYEAVQNMQYLDMVVSESLRLWPPIPTSNRECTKPYRIEVDGTSYSIAVGELIYIPIVAIHHDPKYFPNPFSFDPERFNEQNKRNIIPYSYLPFGAGPRNCIGSRFALMEIKAILYYLLTKFTFEASEKTQIPIKMAKLQFFVNVEKGFWINLKPRN, from the exons atgattGGATTCCTAGAAACTCTTTTAGAAGATTTGGTTGAATTTATCTTTTCCACAAGTGGCCTAGTGATTGTTTGCTGTtctttaatttactttatCTACAAATGGATCGTATCAAATCACGACGTTTTTGCTAAACGTGGCATTAAATTCATTCCACCTCGTCCTATTTTTGGAAACTTTTCTGACTTCtttttaggaagaaaaaatttatatgcaaTGGTGAAGGATCTCTACAACTATATGCCAGAAGAAAA AATATATGGCATGTTCGAATTGGGTAATGCTAAATACATGATCAAAGATCCAGGCTTACTGAAACAAATACTTGTAAAGGATTTTGATCATTTCTTTGACCGTGGTGTGAATATCGAAGAAGATCAAGATCCATTAATTAGTCTCAACATAGCACTAATAAATGGGAAGAAATGGCGAGATATTCGTTCAACTATAAGTCCAGCTTTTACAGTGAGTAAAATGAAAACTATGTTCCAATTGGTTTGTGAATGCTGCTCCGACACAATTGACTTCCTAGCTAGTGAAATTAAGGACGGTAAACCACTTCTAACCAAtatgaaagatttatttggACGATTTGGAACTGATATCATTGCATCGTGTGCCTTTGGGCTAAAAGTCAACTCCTTTCGGGACAGAGAGAATGAATGCTACCGTCACGGGCAGGAATTGGTGGATCTTAATGGAATTCatggattaaaatttttattcttattggAATGTCCGAAGATATTTAAA ttcttACGCTTATCGttgttttcaaagaaattcagtgatttctttaaaaacacTGTTTGGGGTATAATGAAGCAAAGGGAAAAGGACAACATTTATCGGCCAGATATAATAAACATCATGATGGAGGCACGAAAGGGGAAACTCCGCTACGATGATAGTCAACAGGAAAAAGAAGGATATGCTACAGTTAAGGAAATTCGTATTGGAGAAGGAATGCATCACagaa aaataacaGATGACGAAATATTGGCACAGTGCTTAACATTCTTTATGGCTGGTTTTTCAACAACAAACATATGTATGTGTTTTACAGCGCATGAACTTGCAATTAATCAAGATATTCAAAAAACTTTACTAGCCGAAGTTGATGCTACAACCCAAGCTCTTGGTGGAAAACCTCTAACCTATGAAGCAGTTCAGAATATGCAATACCTTGATATGGTTGTTTCAG AAAGTTTAAGATTGTGGCCACCAATTCCAACATCAAATCGAGAATGTACAAAACCATACAGAATTGAGGTTGATGGTACCTCATACAGCATTGCAGTGGGAGAATTAATCTACATACCAATTGTAGCTATACATCATGAtccaaaatatttcccaaatccattttcttttgatcctGAACGCTTCAACGAACAGAATAAACGCAACATTATTCCATACTCGTATCTACCCTTTGGTGCTGGTCCTAGGAATTGCATAG gTTCGAGATTTGCTTTGATGGAAATAAAAGCTATACTCTACTACTTACTCACAAAATTTACATTTGAAGCGTCGGAAAAGACTCAAATACCcataaaaatggcaaaattgcaatttttcgtTAACGTAGAAAAGGGATTCTGGATAAATTTAAAGCCGAGAAATTAG
- the LOC129796198 gene encoding estradiol 17-beta-dehydrogenase 11-like, whose product MDVSSVFSSETTNYIPSEAKGITAWVRWRLIVIHFSMFSVSCIIGFLRTICGIFHRRWKAKDLSGKVALVTGGANGLGRYICLRLAYEQCKIAVVDINLQEAEQTANDLRGMGATAIAYKVDAANFESIASLRDEIHRDFGRVDILINNVGLIGLLTLMRATQEQIEQMVAVNVTSVMLATKLFLKDMVQQGEGHIVAISSSFGLTPSSTTVYGTTLFAIRGFMACLNQEILINNWEDKIKTTCAFPFYMATRKELTDYTENLNLKGKMFLISPTDAADAIVKGIKWERRNVAIPSGFYFLMIFMGTFTSNIIRRFYRMAFGRSANFP is encoded by the exons atggaCGTTTCGAGTGTTTTTAGTAGTGAAACAACAAATTATATTCCCTCCGAAGCTAAAGGAATAACAGCATGGGTGCGTTGGCGGCTAATTGTTATACATTTCTCCATGTTCTCCGTGTCATGTATTATTGGATTCTTAAGAActatttgtggaattttccatcGACGATGGAAAGCCAAAGATTTGTCTGGGAAAGTTGCGCTTGTGACGGGTGGTGCCAATGGCCTAGGTCGTTATATTTGTCTACGATTGGCATATGAGCAGTGCAAGATTGCGGTGGTGGACATTAATCTTCAAGAAGCTGAACAAACAGCCAATGATCTCAGGGGAATGGGAGCAACTGCCATTGCCTACAAAGTGGATGCTGCAAATTTTGAATCAATTGCATCCCTTCGCGATGAAATACACAGAGATTTCGGAAGAGTTGACATTCTCATCAACAACGTCGGCCTCATTGGCCTTCTTACCTTAATGAGAGCAACGCAAGAGCAAATAGAACAAATGGTTGCAGTTAATGTGACATCAGTAATGTTGGCGACAAAACTCTTCCTTAAGGATATGGTGCAACAAGGTGAAGGACACATCGTAGCTATTTCTTCCTCATTTGGGCTAACACCCAGTTCCACGACTGTCTACGGAACTACCCTTTTTGCCATTCGTGGCTTTATGGCGTGCCTCAACCAAGAAATCCTCATCAACAATTGGGAAGATAAAATTAAGACAACATGTGCCTTTCCCTTCTACATGGCAACACGAAAAGAACTAACAGACTACACGGAAAATCTCAA TCTCAAAGGGAAGATGTTCCTAATATCCCCCACGGATGCTGCTGATGCAATTGTCAAAGGGATTAAGTGGGAACGGAGGAATGTTGCCATTCCTAGTGGATTCTACTTcctaatgatttttatggg GACATTCACTTCCAACATCATCAGGCGCTTCTACAGAATGGCATTTGGTCGTAGTGCAAATTTTCCCTGA